A single region of the Jatrophihabitans sp. GAS493 genome encodes:
- a CDS encoding dihydroorotase yields the protein MSDVLLRNVRPYGGDPVDVLIRDGRIESIEATAASHGGVESSVDSYDGAGAVLLPGLVDLHTHLREPGREDAETVETGSEAAALGGYTAVFAMPNTDPCADTAGVVEQVWRLGRETGLVDVQPIGAVTLGRAGEKLAELGAMADSAANVRVFSDDGSCVSDPALMRRALEYVRAFDGVIAQHAEEPRLTAGAQMNEGIVSARLGLTGWPDVAEEAIIARDVLLAEHVSSRVHICHLSTAGSVEIVRRAKAAGVAVTAEVTPHHLILTDELAESYDPVFKVNPPLRTAEDVNALRAGLADGTIDCVATDHAPHALEDKETEWGAASPGMLGLQTALSVVIETMLLPGLLDWRGVADRMSLAPARIGSLPTHGNGIEVGQPANLTLVDPDAQWTVSASELASKSTNTPFAGYTLPGKVVATLLRGRFTVRDGSLVPAAARVSA from the coding sequence ATGAGCGACGTCCTGCTGCGCAACGTGCGCCCCTACGGCGGGGACCCGGTGGACGTGCTCATCCGCGATGGCCGAATCGAGTCGATCGAGGCAACCGCAGCCAGCCACGGCGGCGTCGAGTCGAGCGTCGACAGCTACGACGGTGCCGGGGCGGTGCTGCTACCCGGTCTGGTCGACCTGCACACGCACCTGCGTGAACCAGGTCGCGAGGACGCCGAGACTGTCGAGACGGGCTCGGAGGCCGCCGCACTGGGGGGCTACACCGCGGTCTTCGCGATGCCGAACACCGACCCCTGCGCCGACACCGCGGGGGTCGTCGAGCAGGTCTGGCGTCTGGGGCGGGAGACCGGTCTGGTCGACGTGCAGCCGATCGGTGCGGTGACGCTCGGACGGGCGGGGGAGAAGCTCGCCGAACTCGGCGCGATGGCCGACTCGGCGGCCAATGTCCGGGTCTTCAGTGACGACGGTTCATGTGTCTCCGATCCGGCCCTGATGCGCCGCGCACTGGAGTACGTCCGGGCCTTCGACGGCGTGATCGCCCAGCATGCCGAGGAGCCGCGCCTGACTGCCGGAGCGCAGATGAACGAGGGCATCGTCTCAGCCCGGCTGGGCCTCACCGGCTGGCCGGATGTCGCCGAGGAGGCGATCATCGCCCGGGACGTGCTGCTGGCCGAGCACGTGAGTTCACGCGTCCACATCTGCCACCTCTCGACCGCCGGCTCGGTTGAGATCGTCCGGCGGGCGAAGGCGGCCGGGGTCGCCGTCACCGCGGAGGTCACCCCGCATCACCTGATCCTCACCGACGAGCTGGCCGAGTCCTACGATCCCGTCTTCAAGGTGAACCCGCCGCTGCGGACCGCCGAGGACGTCAATGCGCTGCGGGCCGGCCTGGCCGACGGCACGATCGACTGTGTCGCCACCGACCACGCCCCGCACGCTCTGGAGGACAAGGAGACCGAGTGGGGGGCGGCGTCTCCGGGCATGCTCGGACTGCAGACCGCGCTGTCGGTGGTCATCGAGACCATGCTGCTTCCCGGCTTGCTCGACTGGCGCGGTGTCGCCGACCGGATGAGCCTCGCCCCCGCGCGCATCGGATCGCTCCCGACCCACGGCAACGGCATCGAGGTCGGGCAGCCGGCCAACCTCACGCTCGTCGACCCGGACGCGCAGTGGACCGTCTCGGCCAGCGAACTCGCCTCCAAATCGACGAACACTCCGTTCGCCGGCTACACCCTCCCCGGGAAGGTGGTGGCGACCCTGCTCCGCGGCCGCTTCACCGTGCGCGACGGGTCGCTCGTCCCGGCGGCGGCTCGGGTGTCGGCATGA
- the pyrR gene encoding bifunctional pyr operon transcriptional regulator/uracil phosphoribosyltransferase PyrR, which yields MRRSGDSDPDEASITVSATANAGPDADSDATFSASDVARMIDRMAHQILEKTGGADGVVLMGIPTGGVPLARRLAARIAAFEPVEVGLGCLDTTLYRDDLRLRGVRALAETVEPRGGIEGKLVILVDDVLFSGRTIRAALDALRDLGRPRAVQLAVLVDRGHRELPIRADYVGKNLPTSPGQQVQVQFAETAGTDGVYLRPGPSENPGADEPVVAN from the coding sequence ATGCGCCGTTCCGGTGACTCTGACCCGGATGAGGCGTCAATCACAGTTTCCGCCACCGCAAACGCTGGTCCGGACGCCGATTCTGACGCCACTTTCTCAGCCTCCGATGTCGCCCGCATGATCGACCGGATGGCACATCAGATTCTTGAGAAGACCGGCGGTGCCGACGGCGTCGTACTCATGGGTATCCCAACCGGCGGAGTTCCGCTGGCCCGTCGGCTGGCCGCCCGGATCGCTGCCTTCGAGCCCGTCGAGGTCGGCCTCGGCTGCCTGGACACCACCCTCTACCGCGACGACCTCCGGCTGCGCGGCGTGCGTGCCCTGGCTGAGACGGTCGAGCCGCGCGGCGGCATCGAGGGGAAGCTGGTCATCCTCGTCGACGACGTCCTCTTCTCCGGCCGCACGATCCGGGCCGCCCTCGACGCCCTGCGGGATCTGGGTCGCCCGCGGGCCGTCCAGCTCGCCGTGCTGGTCGATCGCGGGCACCGGGAGTTGCCGATCCGGGCCGACTACGTGGGCAAGAATCTGCCGACGTCGCCCGGCCAGCAGGTTCAGGTTCAGTTCGCCGAGACGGCCGGGACCGACGGCGTGTACCTCAGACCAGGCCCGAGTGAGAATCCCGGCGCTGACGAGCCGGTGGTGGCCAACTGA
- the pyrF gene encoding orotidine-5'-phosphate decarboxylase, whose protein sequence is MTSFGARLDEALNARGSLCAGIDPHAGLLASWGLADDVASLERFSMSCVEAFGDSVAVVKPQSAFFERFGSAGVAVLERTVAGLREQGALVVLDVKRGDIGSTMAAYADAYLDQKSPLAVDAITVSPFLGVGSLQPAFALAEVNDAGVFVLALTSNPEGPEVQHARGEDGRTVAQTVIDELAARNATASPMGDFGVVVGATIGSSVADLSTLNGPFLVPGVGAQGGTPESVRRIFGASLRNVIPSVSREILGTGPDVAALRAAVAERVEAFAFLRG, encoded by the coding sequence GTGACCAGTTTCGGCGCTCGCCTGGACGAGGCGCTGAATGCGCGGGGCTCGCTCTGCGCTGGCATCGACCCGCACGCGGGGCTCCTCGCATCCTGGGGGCTGGCCGACGATGTCGCCTCGTTGGAGCGCTTCTCGATGAGTTGCGTCGAGGCATTCGGCGACTCGGTGGCGGTCGTCAAGCCGCAGTCCGCCTTCTTCGAACGGTTTGGATCGGCCGGCGTCGCCGTGCTCGAGCGCACCGTCGCCGGGTTGCGGGAACAGGGTGCGTTGGTCGTGTTGGATGTGAAGCGCGGTGACATCGGGTCGACGATGGCCGCCTACGCCGACGCCTACCTCGATCAGAAGTCGCCGCTGGCCGTAGACGCCATCACGGTCAGCCCCTTCCTGGGGGTGGGCTCACTCCAGCCGGCGTTCGCGCTGGCCGAGGTGAATGACGCCGGGGTCTTCGTGCTCGCGCTCACCTCCAATCCGGAGGGCCCAGAGGTCCAGCACGCGCGCGGCGAAGACGGGCGAACGGTGGCCCAGACGGTGATCGACGAGCTGGCGGCCCGTAACGCGACGGCGTCGCCGATGGGAGACTTCGGCGTCGTGGTGGGCGCGACCATCGGATCTTCGGTGGCCGACCTGAGCACCCTGAACGGGCCGTTCCTGGTGCCGGGGGTCGGTGCCCAGGGTGGCACGCCGGAGAGCGTCCGCCGCATCTTCGGGGCTTCGCTGCGGAACGTGATCCCCAGCGTCTCCCGGGAGATTCTCGGCACCGGCCCCGACGTCGCGGCGCTGCGAGCGGCGGTGGCCGAGCGGGTTGAGGCCTTCGCCTTCCTCCGCGGCTAG
- a CDS encoding aspartate carbamoyltransferase catalytic subunit, with amino-acid sequence MARHLLSAHDLDRTQAIEMLDTADRLDRALAGRDVKKLPPLRGRTVVNLFYEDSTRTRTSFELAAKRLSADVVNFSAKGSSVSKGESLKDTALTLEAMGADAVVIRHSYSGAANRLANWVQGSVINAGDGTHEHPTQALLDAFTIRRRLCGGTGDLAGLRVSIVGDVLHSRVARSNVALLHTLGAQVTLVAPPTLLPVGVETWTAGVSYHLDEAIPKSDVVMMLRVQRERMSSGYFPSAREYSRRYGLDRARMAALPEESIVMHPGPMNRGMEIAPEVADDPKRSAIVEQVTNGVSVRMAVLYLLLGGNGDDV; translated from the coding sequence ATGGCCCGTCATCTGCTCAGTGCGCACGACCTGGACCGCACCCAGGCGATCGAAATGCTGGATACGGCTGATCGTCTCGACCGTGCGTTGGCCGGTCGGGACGTGAAGAAGCTGCCTCCGCTGCGCGGCCGAACGGTGGTCAATCTCTTCTACGAGGACTCGACGCGGACCCGTACGTCCTTCGAACTTGCGGCCAAGCGGCTCTCCGCCGACGTCGTCAACTTCTCGGCTAAGGGTTCAAGCGTCTCCAAGGGCGAGTCGCTGAAGGACACGGCGCTGACTCTGGAGGCGATGGGGGCCGACGCCGTCGTCATCCGGCACTCCTACTCCGGCGCGGCCAATCGCCTCGCGAACTGGGTGCAGGGAAGTGTCATCAACGCCGGCGACGGAACGCACGAGCATCCGACACAGGCGCTGCTGGACGCCTTCACCATTCGCCGCCGTCTCTGCGGCGGCACCGGCGACTTGGCCGGTCTGCGGGTCTCGATCGTGGGGGACGTGCTGCACTCGCGAGTCGCTCGTTCCAACGTCGCTCTGCTGCACACCCTCGGCGCGCAGGTGACACTCGTGGCGCCACCCACTCTGCTGCCGGTCGGCGTCGAGACCTGGACGGCCGGGGTCAGCTATCACCTGGACGAAGCGATTCCGAAGTCGGATGTGGTGATGATGCTGCGGGTGCAGCGAGAGCGCATGTCCAGCGGGTACTTCCCCTCCGCGCGCGAGTATTCGCGGCGCTACGGACTTGATCGGGCTCGCATGGCGGCGCTGCCCGAGGAGTCGATCGTGATGCATCCAGGGCCGATGAACCGCGGCATGGAGATCGCGCCCGAGGTGGCCGACGATCCGAAAAGGTCGGCGATCGTAGAACAGGTAACGAATGGAGTAAGCGTGCGCATGGCGGTCCTCTACCTACTTCTCGGCGGTAACGGAGACGACGTATGA
- a CDS encoding dihydroorotate dehydrogenase: MADMTTRLASATFANPVFTASGCAAAGRELGQFFDVSELGAVVTKSIMPRARSGRPTPRMVETPSGMLNSIGLQGPGIDSFIENDLAWLQANNAKTVVSIAGGSTDDFVAAARKLHGHPAVSMLEVNISCPNVESRGQVFACDVTASSRVIGAVRRAADPRIPIFAKLTPDVTDITLIARACADAGADGVSLINTLLGMSINTDTLSPALGGVTGGLSGPAIRPVAVRCVWQVRKALPHLPILGMGGIRSGLDALEFILAGASAVSVGTSVFGDPSVLLRVRDELETALDDRGFASLADAVGYAHLSGAERTARAEALAPAETS; the protein is encoded by the coding sequence ATGGCCGACATGACCACCCGACTGGCGTCGGCGACCTTCGCCAACCCGGTCTTCACCGCCTCCGGATGCGCGGCGGCCGGGCGTGAGTTGGGGCAGTTCTTCGACGTCTCCGAACTCGGCGCCGTGGTGACGAAGTCGATCATGCCCCGGGCCCGCTCCGGCCGTCCCACACCTCGGATGGTCGAGACGCCCAGCGGCATGCTCAACTCGATCGGCCTACAGGGCCCGGGGATCGACTCCTTCATCGAGAACGACCTGGCCTGGCTGCAGGCCAACAACGCGAAGACGGTCGTCTCCATCGCCGGCGGGAGCACCGACGACTTCGTAGCGGCCGCCCGCAAGCTGCACGGCCACCCGGCGGTATCGATGCTTGAGGTGAACATCTCCTGTCCCAATGTGGAGAGCCGCGGGCAGGTCTTCGCCTGCGATGTGACCGCCTCCTCGCGGGTGATCGGTGCGGTGCGCCGGGCGGCCGACCCGCGCATCCCGATCTTCGCCAAGCTGACCCCGGACGTCACCGACATCACCCTGATCGCGCGGGCCTGCGCCGACGCCGGTGCCGACGGGGTCTCACTCATCAACACGCTGCTCGGCATGTCGATCAACACCGACACCCTCTCCCCGGCGCTGGGCGGGGTGACCGGTGGGCTCTCCGGTCCGGCCATCCGTCCGGTCGCGGTGCGCTGTGTGTGGCAGGTACGCAAAGCCCTTCCGCACCTTCCGATTCTCGGCATGGGCGGCATCCGTAGCGGATTGGACGCACTCGAGTTCATCCTCGCCGGGGCCTCGGCGGTGTCGGTCGGGACCTCGGTCTTCGGAGATCCGTCGGTGCTGCTGCGGGTACGCGACGAGCTGGAGACCGCGCTGGACGACCGGGGCTTCGCTTCACTCGCCGACGCCGTCGGCTACGCCCACCTCTCCGGTGCCGAACGCACCGCCCGCGCCGAAGCGCTCGCTCCGGCGGAGACGTCGTGA
- the carA gene encoding glutamine-hydrolyzing carbamoyl-phosphate synthase small subunit, producing MGTRDQRTGDGVSRGEAAILVLEDGRTFSGESFGSTGETFGEAVFNTAMTGYQETLTDPSYYRQIVVQTAPHIGNTGVNDEDDESSRIWVAGYVVRDPARRSSSWRAKRSLDEQLQAQGIVGISGIDTRALTRHLRERGAMRCAISTTSSPEQLLAAVADSAPMLGADLSSAVSTQQPYVVEAIGEHRFTVAALDYGIKTMTPHRMAERGITTHVLPSNATVEQIRAVGADAVFLANGPGDPGTADAAVTTVRGLLREEVPIFGICFGNQILGRAFGFGTYKLGYGHRGINQPVQDRTTGKVEITAHNHGFAVDAPTEHPSETEFGSVEVSHVCLNDGVVEGLIARDTKAFSVQYHPEAAAGPHDAAYLFDRFAELLEGTTGAGSGTTTPKGNR from the coding sequence ATGGGTACGCGCGATCAACGAACGGGCGATGGTGTGAGCAGAGGCGAAGCCGCGATTCTGGTACTCGAGGACGGCCGGACATTCTCCGGGGAATCCTTCGGATCGACCGGGGAGACCTTCGGGGAGGCCGTCTTCAACACGGCTATGACCGGCTACCAGGAGACGCTCACCGATCCGTCGTACTACCGCCAGATCGTCGTGCAGACTGCGCCTCACATCGGCAACACCGGGGTGAACGACGAGGACGACGAGTCATCACGCATCTGGGTGGCCGGCTACGTCGTGCGTGACCCCGCCCGCCGTTCATCCTCCTGGCGGGCCAAGCGCAGCCTGGACGAGCAGTTGCAGGCCCAGGGCATCGTCGGGATCAGTGGCATCGACACCCGTGCGCTGACCCGTCATCTGCGCGAGCGGGGGGCGATGCGCTGCGCCATCTCGACCACCAGTTCGCCGGAGCAGTTGCTGGCCGCCGTTGCCGACAGCGCGCCGATGCTCGGCGCCGACCTCTCCAGTGCCGTCAGCACGCAGCAGCCCTACGTCGTCGAGGCTATCGGCGAGCATCGCTTCACCGTGGCCGCACTGGACTACGGGATCAAGACGATGACGCCGCACCGGATGGCTGAGCGCGGGATCACCACCCACGTGCTGCCGAGCAATGCCACCGTCGAGCAGATTCGCGCCGTCGGTGCCGATGCGGTCTTCCTGGCCAATGGCCCGGGCGACCCGGGCACGGCCGACGCTGCCGTCACGACGGTGCGCGGGCTGCTCCGCGAGGAGGTGCCGATCTTCGGTATCTGTTTCGGCAACCAGATTCTCGGACGGGCCTTCGGCTTCGGCACCTACAAGTTGGGCTACGGCCACCGCGGCATCAACCAGCCGGTGCAGGACCGCACCACCGGCAAGGTCGAGATCACCGCCCACAACCACGGCTTCGCCGTCGACGCGCCGACCGAGCACCCGAGCGAGACCGAGTTCGGATCGGTCGAGGTGAGCCACGTCTGTCTCAACGACGGCGTGGTGGAGGGCCTGATAGCCCGCGATACCAAGGCATTCTCGGTCCAGTACCACCCCGAGGCAGCGGCCGGCCCGCATGATGCGGCCTATCTCTTCGATCGCTTCGCCGAGCTGCTCGAGGGCACCACGGGCGCCGGAAGCGGCACCACAACCCCGAAGGGCAACCGGTAA
- the carB gene encoding carbamoyl-phosphate synthase large subunit has product MPKRTDIQHILVIGSGPIIIGQACEFDYSGTQACRVLRAEGFRVSLVNSNPATIMTDPEFADATYIEPLTPEFVEKVIALERPDAILATLGGQTALNLAVALHDNGVLEKYNVELIGADIEAIQRGEDRQRFKEIVRTIGGDVPSSLVCHTLQEAIDFAATVDNKVVIRPSFTMGGLGSGLTSNADEVRIMVQRGLDASPVHEVLVEESVFGWKEFELELMRDRNDNVVVVCSIENIDPMGVHTGDSITVAPAMTLTDREYQHMRDIGIAVLREVGVDTGGCNIQFAIDPSNGRMIVIEMNPRVSRSSALASKATGFPIAKIAAKLAVGYTLDEIDNDITKKTPACFEPALDYVVVKVPRFAFEKFPGADPVLTTHMKSVGEAMSIGRNFTEALGKALRSMETKDAGFWTRPDPLLTDEELLAAVGTPTDGRLYRVEQALRAGHSVEKLAKLSGIDPWFVDQIASLVELRAELVDAPALTPQLLRVAKRHGLSDRQLAALRPELAGEDGVRLLRLRAGIRPVYKTVDTCAAEFAAVTPYHYSCYDDETEVAPQTEKPKVLILGSGPNRIGQGIEFDYSCVHAVMSLREAGYETVMVNCNPETVSTDYDTADRLYFEPLTFEDVLEVVHAEQQSGTVAGVICTLGGQTPLGLAQRLKDAGVTVLGTQPEAIDLAEHRGAFGRVLTEAGLPSPKHGTATSFEEAKAVADTIGYPVLVRPSYVLGGRGMEIVYDEANLSSYIAKATEITDDHPVLVDRFLDDAVEIDVDALYDGVDIYLGGVMEHIEEAGIHSGDSACALPPITLGAGDIDNVRRSTLLLAKGIGVRGLINVQYALAGDVLYVLEANPRASRTVPFVSKATAVPLAKAAARIAVGASIAELRAEGLLPKHGDGGKLPDDAPIAVKEAVLPFHRFRTPAGDLVDSILGPEMKSTGEVMGFDANFGTAFAKSQAAAYGSLPTKGTVFVSIANRDKRAVIFPVKRLADLGFTILATVGTAQVLRRNGVEVEVVGKFSEGGENIVSRIAAGQVDLVLNTPWGSPGNSGPRLDGYEIRTAAVTAGIPCLTTVQAAAAAVQGIEELVRGDVGVRSLQHLHAQFSEWRSGASS; this is encoded by the coding sequence ATGCCGAAGCGCACCGACATCCAGCACATCCTGGTCATCGGCTCCGGCCCGATCATCATCGGCCAGGCCTGCGAGTTCGACTACTCGGGAACTCAGGCGTGCCGGGTGCTCCGCGCCGAGGGCTTCCGGGTGAGCCTGGTGAACTCCAACCCGGCCACCATCATGACCGATCCCGAGTTCGCCGACGCGACGTACATCGAGCCACTCACCCCGGAGTTCGTCGAGAAGGTCATCGCGCTCGAACGTCCGGACGCCATCCTGGCCACCCTCGGTGGGCAGACCGCCCTGAACCTTGCCGTAGCCCTGCACGACAACGGGGTCCTGGAGAAGTACAACGTCGAGCTCATCGGCGCCGACATCGAGGCGATCCAGCGCGGTGAGGATCGTCAGCGCTTCAAGGAGATCGTGCGCACCATCGGTGGGGACGTGCCGTCCTCGCTGGTCTGCCACACCCTCCAGGAGGCGATCGACTTCGCCGCGACGGTGGACAACAAAGTCGTCATCCGCCCCAGCTTCACGATGGGGGGCCTGGGCTCCGGACTCACCAGCAATGCCGACGAGGTCCGCATCATGGTGCAGCGTGGACTCGACGCGAGCCCGGTGCACGAGGTCCTGGTCGAGGAGAGCGTCTTCGGCTGGAAGGAGTTCGAGCTGGAGCTGATGCGCGACCGCAATGACAATGTCGTTGTCGTCTGCTCCATCGAGAACATCGACCCGATGGGCGTGCACACCGGTGACTCCATCACCGTCGCTCCCGCCATGACGCTGACCGACCGCGAGTATCAGCACATGCGCGACATCGGTATCGCGGTGCTGCGCGAGGTCGGGGTCGATACCGGCGGCTGCAACATTCAGTTCGCGATCGATCCGAGCAACGGCCGCATGATCGTGATCGAGATGAACCCGCGGGTCTCGCGATCGAGTGCGCTCGCCTCGAAGGCGACCGGCTTCCCGATCGCCAAGATCGCGGCCAAGCTCGCCGTCGGGTACACCCTCGACGAGATCGACAACGACATCACCAAGAAGACCCCAGCCTGCTTCGAGCCGGCTCTGGACTACGTGGTGGTGAAGGTGCCGCGGTTCGCCTTCGAGAAGTTCCCGGGCGCTGACCCGGTGCTGACCACGCACATGAAGAGCGTTGGTGAAGCCATGTCGATCGGGCGTAACTTCACCGAGGCGCTGGGCAAAGCGCTGCGCTCGATGGAGACCAAGGACGCCGGTTTCTGGACCCGTCCGGACCCGCTATTGACCGACGAGGAGCTGCTCGCCGCGGTCGGCACGCCAACCGACGGCCGCCTGTACCGGGTTGAGCAGGCGCTGCGCGCCGGACATTCGGTGGAGAAGCTGGCCAAGCTCTCTGGTATCGACCCGTGGTTCGTCGACCAGATCGCCAGTCTGGTCGAACTTCGAGCCGAACTCGTCGACGCACCGGCGCTGACCCCGCAGCTGCTGCGCGTCGCCAAGCGGCACGGGCTCTCCGATCGTCAATTGGCGGCCCTGCGCCCCGAGCTGGCCGGCGAGGACGGGGTGCGGTTGCTGCGCCTGCGGGCCGGAATCCGCCCGGTCTACAAGACGGTCGACACCTGTGCCGCCGAGTTCGCCGCCGTGACGCCGTATCACTACTCCTGCTACGACGACGAGACCGAAGTCGCGCCCCAGACCGAGAAGCCGAAGGTCCTGATCCTCGGCAGCGGGCCGAACCGCATCGGGCAGGGCATCGAATTCGACTACTCCTGCGTGCACGCCGTGATGAGCCTGCGGGAAGCGGGCTATGAGACGGTGATGGTCAACTGCAACCCCGAGACCGTCTCCACCGACTATGACACCGCCGACCGCCTCTACTTCGAGCCGCTCACCTTCGAAGACGTGCTGGAGGTCGTGCATGCCGAGCAGCAGTCGGGCACCGTCGCCGGCGTGATCTGCACGCTGGGTGGACAGACCCCTCTCGGCCTGGCCCAGCGGCTGAAGGACGCCGGTGTCACCGTGCTCGGCACCCAGCCCGAGGCGATCGACCTGGCCGAGCACCGTGGCGCCTTCGGCCGGGTGCTCACCGAGGCCGGACTCCCGTCGCCCAAACACGGCACGGCAACCTCGTTCGAGGAGGCCAAGGCGGTCGCCGACACCATCGGCTACCCGGTGCTGGTGCGCCCGTCCTACGTCCTCGGCGGCCGCGGCATGGAGATCGTCTACGACGAGGCCAACCTCTCCAGCTACATCGCCAAGGCGACCGAGATCACCGACGATCACCCGGTGCTGGTCGACCGCTTCCTCGACGACGCGGTCGAGATCGATGTGGACGCTCTCTACGACGGGGTCGACATCTACCTCGGCGGCGTCATGGAGCACATCGAGGAGGCCGGCATTCACTCCGGTGACTCGGCGTGTGCGCTGCCGCCGATCACACTCGGCGCCGGGGACATCGACAACGTCCGTCGCTCGACCCTGCTGCTGGCCAAGGGCATCGGGGTGCGCGGCCTCATCAACGTGCAGTACGCGCTGGCCGGCGACGTGCTCTATGTCCTGGAGGCGAACCCGCGGGCCAGTCGCACCGTGCCCTTCGTCTCGAAGGCGACCGCGGTGCCGCTGGCCAAGGCCGCGGCCCGCATCGCCGTCGGAGCCAGCATCGCCGAGCTGCGGGCCGAGGGGCTGCTCCCGAAGCACGGCGACGGCGGCAAGCTCCCCGACGACGCGCCGATCGCGGTGAAGGAGGCGGTACTGCCCTTCCACCGCTTCCGCACGCCGGCCGGCGACCTGGTCGACTCGATCCTCGGACCGGAGATGAAGTCCACCGGCGAGGTGATGGGGTTCGACGCCAACTTCGGCACGGCGTTCGCCAAGAGCCAGGCCGCGGCCTACGGCTCGCTGCCGACCAAGGGGACGGTCTTCGTCTCGATCGCCAATCGCGACAAGCGGGCGGTGATCTTCCCGGTGAAGCGGTTGGCTGATCTGGGCTTCACCATCCTGGCCACGGTCGGTACCGCACAGGTGCTGCGCCGTAACGGGGTCGAGGTCGAGGTGGTCGGGAAGTTCTCCGAGGGCGGCGAGAACATTGTGTCGCGCATCGCCGCCGGGCAGGTCGACCTGGTGCTCAATACACCGTGGGGGTCGCCCGGAAACTCCGGCCCCCGCCTGGACGGGTATGAGATCCGGACCGCAGCGGTGACGGCCGGTATCCCCTGTCTGACCACCGTGCAGGCCGCGGCGGCGGCGGTGCAGGGGATCGAGGAGCTGGTGCGCGGCGATGTCGGTGTGAGGTCGTTGCAACACCTGCACGCCCAGTTCAGTGAGTGGCGCAGCGGAGCCTCGTCATGA
- a CDS encoding transporter — MTRTLLVLACLAAILLCFAGMWLGWRNRGRRQADLPPLPSLPHRLSDPRLAPLSGIYIGTTYARSWQDRVVARGLGLRATASVTLHDEGLLIEREGAEPVFLPLGDVLSARLEPALAGKVVGEGGLMVINWRLGETELDTGLRADDKTEYPQWVRAINERAMV, encoded by the coding sequence ATGACCCGCACCCTCCTGGTGCTGGCCTGCCTGGCGGCGATCCTGCTCTGCTTCGCCGGAATGTGGCTGGGTTGGCGCAACCGCGGCCGGCGCCAAGCCGACCTGCCCCCCCTGCCATCGCTGCCGCATCGGCTCTCCGACCCCCGTCTCGCGCCGCTGTCGGGCATCTACATCGGCACGACGTACGCGCGCAGCTGGCAGGACCGGGTCGTGGCCCGGGGACTTGGCCTGCGCGCCACCGCGTCGGTCACCCTGCACGACGAGGGGTTGCTGATCGAGCGGGAGGGCGCCGAGCCGGTCTTCCTGCCACTGGGCGACGTACTGAGCGCCCGGCTGGAACCGGCGCTGGCTGGAAAAGTAGTAGGTGAGGGCGGGTTGATGGTGATCAACTGGCGGCTCGGTGAGACCGAACTCGACACCGGGTTACGGGCCGATGACAAGACCGAGTACCCACAATGGGTACGCGCGATCAACGAACGGGCGATGGTGTGA
- a CDS encoding dihydroorotate dehydrogenase electron transfer subunit has protein sequence MTQPVGVERTRPVQEKAEIFALQKVGEYLQFTVVAPGIAAGFRPGHFVAVGVGGAQTSMLLRRSFALYGATPTSDFAGTIQFVVAAHGPGTQWLVERRVGEVLDILGPLGTPFPMPPKATPAVLVGGGYGTAPLIPLAQRLIEQGSDVEIILGAATSTRLFGELVAKRAVGAVTVTTDDGSAGIRGRVTDVLDDAIARIKAEVVYACGPMPMLRAVGDVARRNAIPAQVAVEESMACGVGVCMTCVLPVRGDDGRSRMVRSCVDGPVFLADRVRWDDVGRVPHDILGADAMVGN, from the coding sequence ATGACCCAGCCCGTCGGCGTCGAACGAACCCGGCCGGTGCAGGAGAAGGCGGAGATCTTCGCGTTGCAGAAGGTGGGGGAGTACCTGCAGTTCACCGTGGTTGCGCCCGGGATCGCCGCCGGCTTCCGGCCCGGCCACTTCGTGGCGGTGGGCGTCGGCGGCGCGCAGACCTCGATGCTGCTGCGCCGATCCTTCGCCCTCTACGGAGCGACCCCGACCAGCGACTTCGCCGGCACGATTCAATTCGTCGTCGCCGCGCACGGACCGGGAACGCAGTGGCTGGTCGAACGTCGGGTCGGTGAGGTGCTCGACATTCTCGGCCCGCTGGGAACACCCTTCCCGATGCCGCCGAAGGCCACGCCGGCGGTCCTGGTCGGCGGCGGTTACGGCACGGCGCCGCTGATCCCACTCGCCCAACGACTCATCGAACAGGGCAGCGATGTCGAGATCATTCTCGGGGCGGCCACCTCAACCCGGCTCTTCGGTGAGTTGGTGGCCAAACGAGCGGTCGGCGCGGTGACGGTGACCACCGACGACGGGAGCGCCGGGATCCGGGGCCGGGTCACCGATGTGCTCGACGACGCGATCGCCCGAATCAAGGCCGAGGTCGTCTACGCCTGCGGTCCGATGCCGATGCTGCGTGCGGTCGGTGACGTGGCCCGCCGCAATGCGATTCCGGCTCAGGTCGCGGTCGAGGAGTCGATGGCCTGCGGAGTCGGTGTCTGTATGACGTGCGTGCTGCCGGTCCGAGGAGACGACGGTCGTTCCCGGATGGTGCGTTCCTGCGTCGACGGGCCGGTCTTCCTCGCCGATCGGGTGCGCTGGGACGACGTCGGACGCGTTCCGCACGACATTCTCGGAGCCGATGCGATGGTGGGTAACTGA